AGCCGCGTAGTTTTTCCATGATTTGATTCTACTGAGAAAACATCGGAAAACATCGATGCATCGATGTTTTTCTTCGGCTGTTTTTTTATCATCGATATTTATTTTGGCGATACATCGAAACATCGATGTATCGATGTTGCTCCTCAAAATTTTAATCCCTACTTAGGGTGAAAATTTTGTTAATGAAGTTTACGGCGGTATTTTTCTTCTGGCTCCATGGGTGGTTGGAATTGTAATTTATCGTTCTGGAGGAAGTTATGGTTTTACAGTACCAGTTCGTTTTGAATTTGTTGTTTTCTCTTAGAATTTCGATGTCTAGGAAGGCTAATTTttggttcttttctttttctgtCATGAACTGGAATTTTTTATGTTGTGCGTTTTTGAGAATGTCTTCCACGTCTTGGATTTTTACAATAGCtaatatatcgtctacatatttgactacgaatttaatatatatgtgtgtttTTAGTATTGCGAAACACTTTTTAAATCTAggtaatatttaaaacaaaaatatttgataattcatattatgcatttaatttttttatattgaatttatatttaacaatccagaaaaggttcaaatcaaaaatttagctattccatcttattcgtaatttttttattttttttgttttttttttttttttgtttatatgatgcttactattccagcttgttcgttggTACCAAAcgagtaattaaaagcaaaaattattcgatcggtcaatagtccatgaaatctccaaatataatattggtatatgaccaaaaaaaactaaaaatacaaaaacaatttttattattttaaataaatgttgcgtttcatatgtagtatgtatattcgtacccaattaaaattgagaaactaacatatttagttttctgtatcatagtcgaggttttgcggtaggagtagtagagatttcacttcttcggatatttcctcatgcttactaggtaatttcgatctcctcgatgaaataaatgggtcagaagtaactgGATTCATCGGTAGCTTTTTTATATAATGTGGCCAAGCTACTTCCTTCTGTAACAATACACTGTTTGTATCTTTAAACACTTGATCTTTGGATCCTGATTTTTTCCATCTTCTATGCAGATTGAAGCAGTATTTTGAGCAAAAGGCTTTTAAACTGTTCAAATTTTTATCATTAAGATGTATCAAAATTTTGGATTTAATACaattgtataaaaatatatagtcGTTAATATTGCCACATTCTTTCagtttttcaaataaatcagaattTGTCACTAAATCACAATCCATTTCGAAAACAGCGAGTCGTAGATGCccaaaacttcaataattttctcAACTTTTGTTTCATGGCCTACTATCAACTCTTTGTAACCTTTTCATAGCAAGTAAATCTAAGCGTCACTTTGATTTCATGGCCAACTATTAACTCTGTATAACCTCTAAGATTCGTCGAGATTTCGCGAATTTTGCACACATTGTTAAAAAAAGTTGAAAGCTTCTGGGTTAGACCttaatacatatttttaatgAGAAATAGTAAAACTTATTTTAGTGAAaccaaaattgctggaaattggaaaaaatacctagatgtatactaggccgggtcgatttgtgggcaGGCacaaaaatcgcccattgctctgtgaaaatcatattctagggatcaaaataagaaacttttcccaaggaaccatacctctaaaacgaattctgatgtcccccaattggggtcaaacttttgggtaggggcaaattttgagaaatcccactttgacccatttagagtgctccaatcgagtccaaatgtatgaccgaccaccactaactttggaggcccgacccaccgatgccagtggcataccccctggaaccccctgggggttcaccatacaaacatttcaaaaaatcgccggttttgcactttacatgaaaaaatcagcgaattgcctatgtttttttctttttggagtttatttttctctttagaaatttatttagtcagaacaaatgtaaatgaaaaaatgaatttaacttagtaatagaaaagaaattattagaaattagcgtttttacaacccttttaaaaccaaggcatcactgtgatgcatttgcatgtcgtaaacatagttgtgtgggttttttattcaaccgttttaaaaaatgaaggtatcactgtgacacaattgcagatcgtaaaatttctcgtattgttttttttaagcaccgcaagacacagcaggtagaattgaaattaccatttcattcttattacctcgtctcgtagatcatatataacgcaacagtttttgtgaatgcattaagtcgttgtgaagaactcaaagtgtgaagtgttaatttcagataaaaaaatatttcaaaaaaataataagtgaagtgtccattccaaatcaaaaagtttacaatgaatccaccatcctctacaccgcaagatgaagcaactacatcaacaactatcgaaaacccaatgagtcatatacccaagcatgatgttactgtttttggtgtgtctactgatttaactgatcttaatttaccaacccatctggatatcttgagatattatttttacttaagcgaacgtgctaaaacagaacaaaaaaagttgtcccATAAATCagtcactattcaagtacaagataagttgattggaatttgggaaaacttggtatggaaataatgctgaaaaaaagtgtatttaataaattgcttaacaagtatcaagagcaaatcaagagaagaaacaacacacaatttacagagtatgtaaaatctctggaaactattttttacttgtgaaactcttccggtaagttatcgctatcactcatttattataattgtcaaccatttttaattattttattattatatattttcaggtggtggacggcttccagaaaattgagttgcaaaatatgccccctgctccagaaaataCTTATATGACATGgtccatgcaatttctagcggcgtggttccggtggatctggctaacatcaaaccagggaaaattgtacattctcggtggcttaCCAAGGCCGCttgattattgcgattatatgtgacaatgGAAAAtacagatgcaaatttaagaattctggttgaatttataattaaatgttatgtgtcaatgtacttcaatatcaagtattacagctctgtcgtgtacggcagtgcattatttttcaagttcattggttggtcacgatttctggcgacgacattagagagccgtgcgaaattgccagatttgaaagtaaaaaagacttcaaacaataatttttttttagtttcttttctataactcacttaaattaattttttcatttacatatgttctgactaaataaatttcttaagagaaaaaatttatgttattttaaataaataataaatattattataaataaataaataaaaataaagaaaaaacatagcaatttagctgattttttcatgtaaagtgcaaaaccggcgattttttgaaaagtttgtcTAGTGAACCCccaagggggttccagggggtgttccactggcatcggtgggtcgggcctccaaagttagtgggggtcggtcatacatttggactcgattggagcactctaaatgggtcaaagtgggatttttcaaaatttgctcctacccaaaagttcgacccaaattgggggacaggtatggttccttcggcaaagtttcttattttgatccctagaatacgattttcacagagcaatgagcgatttttaaatcgacccgccctaatgtatacatatgctcgttagggtatgtcgatatgaaagacggttactaaaagtgtcataaattttttaaattaggttttacgaaaaaatgttatataacaataaattatgggaAAAGATCACaaaatacgaaaatgtacatttaaagtcctaagtcccaacATTTCAATTTCGGTCCACTGTGCGCCAGCGCATCACTAACGCTGCCGCCGCCGATAAAATGATCGGCGTAAACttctaatatgtacatatatatgtacattgatGTACATAAATGCACTAAGATGTAAGACGTTAAAAACAAAGTTACTAAAATCAACAATGAAAGACATTCTGTGGGCTGGCTGCATCAACATGCTTTAGTATCAGGCTAAAGGAGACAGAACTGGTAAGCCATAGTGCCACCGAACCAAATCAAAACTTCTCGCTTCACCGCCCAAACACACCCTCTTCACTACGAACTCTGTGATATGAATGATGCATATTAAAGCAGAACAGTCTCCACAACGTCGCAAGCCCACAAGGGAAAAGTTAGAGCGCTTACCAAACGGCTTGGGACTAaagaaaataacaataaaaaatttaaattaagaacaaaacCTTCTTTCAACAAATACTACTAGTGCCGCCGTGGACCATGACTGCGAGGTCGAATCGCATGCCTAATACGTTGACAATAAAACAGTAGGCAATCGACAGCTCTGCACAAAATCTTCCACAATGCCAGGACTACAACtccatacatacgtatgtatgtacacatacatatataatagctGCTTTTTTTGCAAGAGAGCTTGAAAAAACGCTTCAATCagctaaacagtttcatcttGGGGGAAACATACAGGTGGTGGAAGGAAATTAGCTAATTGGtacttttttttagctgctttgacatttctacttgtAGCTCACTACGTTTTGGACACTAATCCAGAGAACTACAgaaacaaccctgcaaaaatcgtgtaaccaaaaacgcacacagacacgaaattttgacaggggtgacgatttggaatgaaaaattctccaaatgaaatagcatgttgacaaatttagctttcccacaatgtatcgtgctctctcgcacctattatttttatagggatagcaaaatacgtcatttttgcgtgcaaaaaaatccgccatttctaattcagcagagacagcaaaacatttggtggtcgaaaattttttcaattttgagagttttaaatggaatatctccggaaagatttaaaattaagagggagttctccagatcacatatatatatatatattttaaagtgcgcaaacttataatttaaaagttatttggtgttaaagtttgcaaatttctatacaaattttatatgtgtatacgtatatatatgtggcagcacagctttgtaatgtcatcaataaaatatatgtatatatatatatatatatgtgcatgttgctacaaaagcgcgattgatttaataaaaacatttataataagtgaaaacaatgcaaaaatgaaatgtgaaatatacaaaaatgcaatttaagtttatcgttgccaatttatatagataagtatgtggattaaggttttgaaagatgtgtaaattgtaatttaaagtgctatagaaatttgctaaatttgcaaactttaacaacaaataacttttaagttATAAGTTTGcatactttaaaatatatatatttgtgatcgggagaactccctctttcatttgataccaagttttacccctaactcggggggtgctattctaaaattttcccaaagtctaatatacaatgatttttgctgtttatttcgacaacaattttttatttgatttttgtgctcatcgaaagacaTCACAATTAtgtagcaccatgccgcgaattatgataaaaatggtgtgtggagaaacactgagggaggtaagcatttgacgcgactggttactcttggccgtttattaactaaattgatgactttcaggatgaaatcctcaaagcagctgtaatgaaatatggtaaaaaccagtggtcacgtattgcataactgctgcaccgcaaatctgccaagcaatgtaaggcacgctggtacgaatggcttgatcctagcataaagaagacagaatggtcatggGAGAAGGATGAAAAGCttttgcattttgccaaattaataccaacacaatggcgtacaattgcgccgattatttcagagggttaactggcaccaattgttcacatcaaattgttaggtacaggattcgccacgggtaggtgaggttggcaatcacaaccccctgaatcattttggtcggcaggtatgccgcggatatattcttggcacttgttattgatggcttttatgatgccaccaacgcaacctggacagacgccaatgctcagtcaaccacccaagccgggtcaacctccaatacccggacacgtccggacgtcctggttataatgtatgttaatacaactaataatttacaaatttgctgatgattatttttgtgttattttctttagcaaccacctgcacctgttacaggtaaatatcaacagccgcaacagtatgatcaagcccaacgccgtttagatcccgatcagatgccaaatccgataagcgttataattgaaaataaaaatagcgctggtggtgcttttattactaatgaacagggtttattaccaccattggtgaccacaaaatatgtggtagaagatcagggtaactcctcgccacgttacgttaggtatcgataatcgaaattaatgttttgtttggcaattacattgatctttcttcgctgcaggtcgtctttgtattgcatacctgcaacagctgatttattaaaaacaacagctttgtccattaaacttaccgtctcaccaatggcacgcacggttgagggtgaatatgagccacccattgtaaattttggtgaattgggtgcaattagatgcaatcgttgcaaggctcaatagcaacttgtagatgctggtcgtcgtttccaatgtctaatgtgtaaagtaacaagagatggtaaaaaaaatatttcacttttacttgtcttcattgatccatattttttctcaacagtgccaactgcatatttccaacatttgggccataccggacagcgtgtcgataaatatgaatgtcttgaacttgtattgggtacatgagtatttgtgtaaacaatgattgggtaccgatagctctcatggtaaacctaaactcatatccaacatcaatgcctcgcattcaattgtggcactgtacgcactacattgggttcacgtagtattgacaagcatattgttgattccagtggtaaggccacaatttcaaatgatggggaaaCCATTATGAAAccattggatattgtgaatccagccgtaaaactctagtagacatcgccaaatctcaaaatgctgaggtaagttttttgttatattagaatgtgtagaataaaaatgtttctcttatcaggtcggcgatggcaccacttcagtagtattttaagcatgtgaaatcttaaaacaagttaagtcAGATGTTGCGGAAGGCGTgaatgcacgtatcatcattaaagctatacgtaaagcattacaattatgcatgctaaaatatgacatggttgtacatgtcgaagcgccaatcaaaggagcaacaaagtgttattggaaaaatgatctgccacagcaatgtcctctaatgtccaagagtatcagaaaattgttgatgctgaatggcgtattctgtagaataaactagctaagtaaggcgccaatgttgccaattggtgatgttgatacacagtattttgcagatcgtgatatgttctgtgctgttcatgtaccagaagaagattggaaacgtagaatgaaagcttgtggtggtgctgttatgactacagctaatgatattaattcaagtgttttgggtcaatgtgattactttgaagaacgtcaggttggtggtgaacgtttcaacattttccaaggtttgacattaatttcatttttatagtttataattatttaaaggttgcgttaatgctagaacaagtacattgattttacgtggcagtgttgaacaatttttggaagaaactgagcttcgttacatgatgctaaattgcttgtgcggcgtacaattaaacatgattctgttgttgctggtaagtcaaaatacaaattgaaaaaaatgtctaatcttagggcctcattctctattacgaaacgaactttcgatgcggatcagagacgaatcgctagtgtatttgcactatgttaaacaatggcaacttatcacttgacaattacttttgccttcctgttagttagaaaggtaaagaccgaacgaaaatgatagagaataccattgctagacgatatCGTTTGCAGGCGAATCgaagcctttaaattgttaagtaatataatgaaaagattgtgtccaaatacccccagcgggttaggggtcagaatttatctgcggtaggtatgcctgtcgtaagaggcgactaaaataccagattcaaggggctgtgtagcgcaacccttcaggttgccagcgcaatatatagcttctccaaacccaattgtcaacctcacctatccgcggcgaatcctgtttcactaacagacaaggatctgggggggggggggggggtggatagggacggatggcctgaaggtttaatgtggccacataaatcgttcccaagatagtcgggctagcactttaatggtgctgtgttgctggagcgtaccggatctgtatccggctaaaggaccatcacatcgataacactccccaaacccttcggggagcaaccttatcgctacaaaaacaacaacaacattgtgtccaaatcccgaaaaaaaactataaaatttgtgtcagtgaaatgataattattgcttttggttgttagttttgaggcatcgtcatcgagttccttctgatcgtatatgccggttcttttgcattcttttacatgcataaagtgccgttgaagccttcctcaccctctcctccacgttgagcttccatgacagcttactgtctaggatcattcctagataatttgggcaaggtttctcccgtagggtcgcccctcctaacttaggcctggtccaattagggaccttgtacctctttgtaaacaagaccatatgcaacgtcatctgcgtaaaccgtaagtttttctggtccctcgtagaatcccctaagcagctggttaatgaccagcgtccacagcagagctgatagcacccctccctgtggagtgcccctgtccactaatttcgtggccgcgtacgatccccattgcgatgtaatcttactgcagtttaacatgcagtcgatccatctgggtaaggcttgatgtactttaacgtaattaagaccatcaataatcgctcatttagaaagccccggcaatgcttaagaagacttctagagcatattccttatattccagggctttttctatgcctattaccaccctatgcaatgcggtgtctactgacttgcctttggtgtacgcctgttgtgttgtggagagcagcttttcatccacgttggactttatgtacacatctagcagcctctc
The Eurosta solidaginis isolate ZX-2024a chromosome 5, ASM4086904v1, whole genome shotgun sequence DNA segment above includes these coding regions:
- the LOC137234012 gene encoding T-complex protein 1 subunit eta-like isoform X1 is translated as MFCAVHVPEEDWKRRMKACGGAVMTTANDINSSVLGQCDYFEERQVGGERFNIFQGCVNARTSTLILRGSVEQFLEETELRYMMLNCLCGVQLNMILLLLFYFGIGW
- the LOC137234012 gene encoding T-complex protein 1 subunit eta-like isoform X2, with the protein product MKACGGAVMTTANDINSSVLGQCDYFEERQVGGERFNIFQGCVNARTSTLILRGSVEQFLEETELRYMMLNCLCGVQLNMILLLLFYFGIGW